A part of Deinococcus aerius genomic DNA contains:
- a CDS encoding LeuD/DmdB family oxidoreductase small subunit, producing MPRIWKFGDSVNTDDILPGKFAPFMAGEDVFQTFAFHYIRPEFAAQVRPGDVLIGGRNWGLGSSREYAPQALKKLQIGGIVAPSFARIHYRNLLNLGIPAFEADLTGTFQDGDEVSLDAQTGVLTYAGGTIQLPPPPEFLREALREGSILAFFKKYGRFPGEQPQEPTP from the coding sequence ATGCCCCGCATCTGGAAATTCGGCGACTCGGTCAACACCGACGACATCCTCCCCGGGAAGTTCGCGCCCTTTATGGCGGGTGAGGACGTGTTTCAGACCTTCGCCTTCCACTACATCCGTCCCGAGTTCGCCGCGCAGGTTCGGCCCGGCGACGTGCTCATCGGCGGGCGCAACTGGGGCCTGGGCTCCAGCCGCGAATATGCCCCGCAGGCGCTGAAAAAGCTCCAGATCGGCGGCATCGTCGCGCCCTCCTTCGCCCGCATCCACTACCGCAACCTGCTGAACCTGGGCATCCCCGCCTTCGAGGCCGACCTGACCGGCACGTTCCAGGACGGGGACGAGGTGAGCCTGGACGCCCAGACCGGCGTGCTGACGTACGCGGGCGGCACGATTCAGCTTCCGCCGCCGCCCGAGTTCCTGCGCGAGGCGCTGCGGGAGGGGAGCATCCTGGCCTTTTTCAAGAAGTACGGGCGCTTTCCGGGGGAGCAGCCGCAGGAGCCCACCCCGTAA
- a CDS encoding nucleotidyl transferase AbiEii/AbiGii toxin family protein, translating into MTGMLTADFEDFLRLLNERQVRYVVAGGFAIAAHGTPRYTKDLDVWVEVSPENAERLLLALDDFGMASLGLTSADLEERDMVLQLGYEPNRIDILTGLTGVEFHEAYPRRVLLQLGELRVPFLAREDLIANKRALGRPRDLADIEDLQADDLE; encoded by the coding sequence ATGACGGGAATGCTAACGGCTGACTTCGAGGATTTCTTGCGGCTCCTGAACGAACGGCAGGTCCGGTATGTGGTCGCTGGAGGGTTTGCCATCGCCGCGCATGGCACGCCGCGCTACACGAAGGACCTGGACGTGTGGGTGGAAGTGAGCCCGGAAAACGCCGAGCGTCTGCTGCTGGCCCTGGACGATTTCGGCATGGCCTCGCTTGGTCTGACCAGCGCCGACCTGGAGGAGCGGGACATGGTGCTGCAACTGGGGTACGAGCCCAACCGGATCGACATTCTGACCGGCTTGACCGGAGTTGAGTTTCACGAGGCGTACCCCCGGCGCGTGCTCCTCCAGCTCGGTGAACTCCGGGTCCCTTTTCTTGCCCGCGAGGACCTGATCGCTAATAAGCGGGCGCTGGGACGACCCCGGGACCTGGCCGACATTGAGGACCTACAAGCGGACGACCTAGAATGA